The Montipora foliosa isolate CH-2021 chromosome 1, ASM3666993v2, whole genome shotgun sequence DNA segment tcaaagataattcgtgaataatatttgtaaaaagctttaaaatacaaagcaatgcatagcgttctttctcaaattgaagcttaatttatctctcaaaaatgcatggttacccccaattttctttttggttaataagagtacttactaagatctactttctccggatagtttcaaaccgcgccagatgggctcctgaccgcgcaaaaatattcctgtattagtaagcatcaccgataggaaatccgtttatctggagatgcgcagaacgtacgcgcaatagcaatagtaggcaccgtccttaatttctAAGGGAACCGAGGTGCTACGCGGTCGGTGGGGAGAGAAACACGAAAGAcactaaaggctggttttctcTTACGACGTAAGCACACTGAGCGTAAGCATAAGAGCGCTCATTTCACCGTGAAAAGCATAAGCACAAAGCGCAAGGATcagaatttttccttttccttgtgcttgcgctaatgcttgcgttcgcttggcGGCGTTGTTTGAAAACGAAGCACagcattgaccgaatgcataaatggcggccaaaaagatattcttttgtttatgtgctaattagactcactagcctcgttcgCATTTACAAAATGCAAAAGGAATGTTggttgagagcgaggctagttaGTCTAATTAGCATTCGGTCTATAAGGACAAGGAAATTTgttacgtctggccaattaaagcgctcgttccagattccctgcgtctgggatttgaacaaaatggcggatgccgtggttgattttgatgcttatctATGTCAACGTGCATTTTCACTTGACATAAGCTACTCATAATTGCGTTTGTGCTTGTGTCGCAAGTgaaaaaccaggctttaccACCATAATAAATATCTGTCAGCTGCTGATGttttgagcattagcccttcttAAGAGTGGCGTGCGTCTTCACTCTCATGAAGGGTTAACGGTCGAAAAGTCAGCTCACAAATTTATCTTACTGTTGTAAACTCGTTTGATACAACCAAATTGTCGTTTTTAAAGTCATTGGCTCCTCGCAGAATGAGAAAAAAGAGCGACGAGGCTTCTTGAATGCATGTTAGGTTTGGAATCGGCCTATCGTTCTTTAATGCATGCATGAAAATAGGCCTTATTCCTACTCTGACGGTTACACTGAAGTGAGCATAGAATGGAGGCCGATACGGGGGAATCTTTCGAGATGCAAATTATTTCCTCCGCACGAGCTTCCATTGCATGCTCATTCTAGTGCAATCGTGAGAATACGAATAAGTTCTACTGAAGGGATAACTACGTGAAAAGTGAGGTTGGCGCTCGCTTTAGCGGACATAAAGAATGTAACCAATATAGCTTTATAATTCACACTTCTTATGATTTTCCCTGTTCCCAACAGCTCACTTTTCACATGAACGTTGAGTGTCCTCTCCTTGTGGTTCCATGCAAGTTTCTTGAAGCTGGGTGTACTTTTAAGGTATTTTAAAAATGGATTCAATATTGCTACGTAATAATTGTAAACTTTACTTGAACACTAAAGCGTGAAAATCTACGTTTGAtcttgttttaaagaaaaccaGGAAAAAGTACCACTTTTCTTACTCAGTTTTGTTTATGTcttttattttgtcatgttaATTTTTGTTGAAGACGGAAAGATACAAGATGGTGGATCACCTATCCACCAGCACTGAGATTCATCTGAATTCCTTATACGACGTAGTATGTGCGCAAAAAAGGCAACTGGAAAACCAAAGAGAAAGAATCCAGTTACAGAAGGAACACATTCAACTTCAGAAGGAAACCCCACTTCTTCGAAAACAGGAGATCGCAGACGTGCGAAGTCGAACGGCAAACGGAGAGTTTATTTGGCGTATCACGGACTTTACACGCAAGCTTATGGATGCTAAATCAGGGCGGGTTCCTGAACCTTAAGGCCTTAAGGTTAGCAATGTTGCTATGACGATTTCGGCgtgtctaatctgcaggtcgcaggtcgcaggtcgcgggttgccggtcactgtttcaccaatacagaaagtatcgtaaacattcataaaagctaaccttaggccgaactaggcctaaacaaaagtttttaggcctaaggttagcttttaagaatgtttaggatactttctgtattggtgaaacaatgacctgcaacccgcgacctgcgacctgcaaattagacccgacGTGACGATTTTCGTATTTATCACAGATGTGTCCAGAATTACACTTAATTAGGAGCGTGCCAATTTTGATAAGCGTCATTTAATGCCATTTGCTCTTCTCCTCAACTTCAACCTCAGTCTTGTATAGAAGTACAGACAATAGTCCAGTTTCAAGTTCTCCATGACCGCTGAATAAAAACACTGAGGACGCATTTTTACAGGGTAAGCCATTTTTACAGGGTAAGCCTCCATCTGAATTGAGTATATTTACAAATTCCAGCCTGAAGATGACTTGTTTACTAAtctgtcttttgtttagttTCAAATTTCATGCCCCTCTTCCTTCCGGTATTAGTTAATATATTCACTTCAAATGGAGGCTAAGCCTGTAAAAATGCGTCCTCGGTGTTTTTATACCAGCCGTCCTGGAGCACTTGAAACTGGACAATTAATGTGAAAAAGCGTTCCTTAAACTCTGCTCCTCAAGAAAGATAGTcagctactatgatcaaaaaatcacttcctttatttcttcagattttgaaagtgtgtaaagtaaagtaaagtaaagtaaagtaaagtaaagtaaagtaaagtaaagtaaagtaaagtaaagtaaagtaaagtaaagtaaagtaaagtaaagtaaagtaaagtaaagtaaagtaaagtaaagtaaagtaaagtaaagtaaagcaaccatatttaacgccgacaactcgtaacagtaattcacgtgacaaacctgaggtcgacagtgcgctcattttactccccccactccatcagtgctccgttttacgggtatttaaaggaTGAGATCCGgaaatcgaactcaggacctcttgcaccaaggccgcgcactaaccgactgtgccatcttcGCTCCTTTGtttaacacctgcctggcaaaatttttagctttgatttttatccaaaggctgtttactttgatttcacggtctgccattagccattactcacgttcaaaactgaccgagaTGACCTTAGAGgattggatctagggaaagtgacgtcatttactcaatagcttaaaacgATCACCGTGTAAACGCAGTCTATTATGTGTGCAAAACACGAATTGAAAAATCAGAAAGTCcgaaaactcccgtgctgcagattaattcagtcgcgtacaaacgcactgcattcttaaactgtgagtctttgacgtcattttctcctcgatccagctctctcaagattttaaagttagtaatgccGGAcctttaaataggaaaattcctgttaaaataaacaagtgccttttttaaaattaaggcttaaaacttggtcaCTAAGTGTTAAGTTgacataattttgaaatccaaaaaaaaaaaaaaagatttgattttttggtcatagtaccactttaacttattgttagaaatagatAGCCAATGCACCGATGCACCGTGCTACCACAGAGCCGAAGAAGTCTCAGGGAATCTCGTCTATTGAACTGCAAAACTTGCCACATTTCTTGGCACACCGATCCCTTCTATTCCTTCTACTCTTGCAGCATTAGGAAGTTTCGGTCTTGTGATACCTATTCTAGACCTTTTGTTAAGTGCTGCAGACCGGAATTGAAGGTAAAATTCTTTTCGAGATTGAAACTGGAATGAATTTTCACTTGCTATTACGCACGCGTTTGGTATAAATTTGATTAGAACTGTAGCAGATTTCGGAGTTTTTTTGTGAAACCCTTAAAATGTTGATTAGGTCCTGGAGAAGTGTGGTCTATCGAAATTGAACTCTCGGAACAAAAAAATCTCCTTTCAATGAAAAGAAATaccccttttccttttccttcgcAATAGCAAGTTTTAAAATGGACCCCTCCCCAACATTCAGTGCGGTCTCATTTATTCGTGCATCCGTGCCTGTTCATTTTATAACCAATGCAATAATAATAGTCAATGCAATAATAGTCAATCGGTCTTTTGTAGGTATGATACAGTATTAAGGAAGTAAGTGAGTAAGTAATACCTCTAGCATTGCTTGGTTCAAACGAGGGGTTAAAAGTGGAAAACAAAGAGCTTTATTAAATTCCACAGCTTGgttactatttaacaattattccatgagcgcgcgttggatatgagatggtaaatagccaacgaggcgcgtagcgccgagttggctataaccagtctcatatccaacaagcgcgaatggaataattgttttattaaattcctttaaactccaaaagtttagaaagtacgaaatgcgagcgaaaaaagtgAGCAAAtcatccgagcgaaatcgaaaaaacttgatgagaaccgatgcaatgtcgtgtaacaccttgtggtcagacagacgcaggctcgtcacaaaaacatttcttaccttttcgcgtacttctaaacgtcggaatttaacccagctgtccagaaaaacgttttttttgctttcttcggGGAGAAATTTGggtttccggcgaaaaaacttttggcttggcaacacttagatcaatcatttaccatataaggtcaaactaaggtatatgagctgataatcgagattgagtgaaccaatcagagcacgagaattgcattatccgaggttgagaattaaataattattattatatctctcagctAGTACGCGcagtaattggctaaattagcgggccgtattctacagtacggcccgttgtacagcccgctaaatttaaaatttcgacaaaacatcatctagcgagtttttcatgtcatttctgttgcataaacttgaactgaaaactgtttgaatcttgcaagcaactatttcaaacttaaaagccacgaagatttagtttttgggattttggcacggcattctttgtggcagttgaaccttccgcttcacatTGACTAGTTTCcctgcccgcgcgccggttaacctcagagatataataaatatcttactaacctcgttttctcggtccgtactgtaagttacggatcctcgttttttcccgttgatttatagcccgcgcgcttcgcgcttgggccataaatagTAAGGAAGTccgttagtaagaggtattctTTGGAATCATAACATGAAGTCGGTGCCCTCGAGGATGGTCTGTTTTTTTCCCTGAAGTGACATTGATATGACCCACcaattttcaaaacatcactaaCATTGAAATGTCCACACTGACTTGACCCCCAGGAAAATTGCTTCTTTGTAACTGCGCATGCTTAATCTGATTCCCTAAGGTGATGCCGCAGTTTTGCACTGCGTATTTTTACTGCGCATAACACCAGCTCTTAATTCGCAACatttccaatatggcggctatGCTCTATGCTTCCTAGAGACAAGAAAGGTTGTTTTCGAAgactgaaagaaagaaatgtctgCAGTTAACTGTAAAAGACCGGGAAAAGTTGTCGAGGAGGTTGAAATGGGCACTGGTGCTCTCTGTGAGTCACAAGTTGCCTCGAGTTACTGGCAAATTGCTTCTTTGAAACTGCGCATGCTTCATCAAGCTTCTCTGCGTTTCAGGTTCAAGTGGGAGAGTACGACTCCATACTACGATATACCCAAGATACAGCTTTACTCTACTGGATCAACGGGACCAACGCAAAGACGGAAAAGACATCTGCGCATACTTTGAGCCCCTACGTATTACACGACCTCACGCTGACAGAAATCGTGGAAAAGGAGCAAGGCGATTTGTGCTTCAAGAGGACATTCGTGACAGCAGCaggaaccaagagaaaatgaggggacagagacggaggctcagggcgttggtcgggatatgtcatgtccacgaaagttatttttagacgagcggaagtctttgttctagaggaagtctgtcttccgagacggccgcatgcagtcttgtctcgctctcaggttcttattgaagagagaaaatggcggcgcacgtggaaggctaatgaatatttattttctttcaaacatcagaccgaggttggccttcatgcggacgtctcggaatacagacttccgctagaacaaggacttccgctcgtctaaaaataactttcgtagacatgacatatcccaagggctggaccgggagcctccctctctgtcccctcattttctctagcaggaacccatgacccggagcctacaactctactgtgttcgtgtaacggcgttttcacagaccgatttatttttagattgaatttcacgcgaatgagactcccacaggagcccgatgaccaattacaagaaattaagctgacgtcatagggtcaccgaaccggaactgcctttgttatttgacctaattcgcgggaagggctagtctaaaaataaacctactagtgaaaacgccgtttcacagacgctgtatggaagttgcacgctccagatgggctcctgacaggAGTTACTGCAAAGATGACGTGGTTTATCTCAAGTTTGAGGTTACACTGAAGTAGTCTCCACCTGGCTTTTTTAGAGTATGAAGAAGCGATGGCCTATGAAGTATGTATGCGTTTATACGCAAGATATGAGGATTGGAAGAACTCGTCTTGGTTTACGGTTCCTTCGGTCCCTTCGCCTTCTTTTCGAATGGTCAGCGTGGAAGGAAGTCAAGCATGCGCGGTATCACTTAAAACGAAAGACGTTAAATTTCTAGCAAACGTTGAGAAAAGCGTCTCTAATATTTGTAACCTAAATACCATTGGTCTTCATCTTTCAATTGCAAACGCCCAAAAGCCAGCtataattgaaaacaaaatggccgcttGTAGTTCCTTGCATGTCGACTAAGATAAATGAAAACACCATGTACACGAGCATgccaaaatgcaaaataaatgaatttttgaaattaatACAAAAAGATGGTATTTTAAAAATGACCGAATTTGGTGGAATTTTTCAACATGTTGTATTTGAAATCGTGCCCCTGAAAACACCACAGGCGTTCTTAAGTTTGTTCAATATTCGATGAATTAGGACTGCTTGAGTTGGCCTTCGAAACATCATTTATCTGGTTTGCCGTCTCCCCCATTCGCCTTTATATTTAAGCAACAGAGGACTTTGTCCTTGTTTACGTAGCCTCAtgatctaaacacgagggggagttgagagaattcgagacagatAACTGTCTCGGATGGCCTTTTTCGATAcgttaaaattcagcttgaaagcgGGGTTTAAAGGACACACAAAATGAcaaaggacaaagacaaaggaaattgGATGATATgttaatatttttcacattcattccaacgtttttctattgtttttgtcctcactgactcACTATCAAGATGAATATTGCTATTTCGAAAAAGGGCCTGTTCTCCTAACTCCCCAAGTGTTTAGATTAGGCAATGTAAACACTGAAAAaggtcctctattgcttttataaattattttcgaCAAATGAAGCTAGAACAATgctgttttttcactttttgattgaaacagattttcttgatacacgctcatatttcctaccagccaatcaaaacgagcgtctgacaacacataaccaatcaaaatccgtctgatgtcacagccgtgtttacattcCTTATCTAAACACAACTATTTACCAacgagagtgcgcgtactatcctagtCATTTATAAATTCCGTTTGGCTGCGCCCtactaaacattttttttgcgcTTACAGAGTGTGCCCATGTCACTTAATTCATTGTTTAAAAAGAGGACTGATACGATAAAGATGCAGTCAGCATTTGAGACTGAAGAAATgctctgttttcattttttccgttgttgttgttattgttgtttttataTCAATAAATCGTCTAAAAGGCCAGTTTCAAACATCGAGCTACCGCCGTGTCGAACTAATTTTGGAATTAAATTCGACGTTGGCACGGCAGTGGCACGGCAACTTGAATTTAGTTCGACACGACAATTAACTTTGACAGGGTCTGTCAGCTGCACGGCACTGGTTCGGCATGGTTTCAAACGTTAATTAATGTagttttaattaatttgcaatttgtaCGCATGCGTTCCAGTTGTATACTCAAAAACAAAACGGCGTCACGCAGAAGTTTAGGACTGATTCAACGGCGACTCCAGCTGTATTCAAGAACTAAAAAGAAGTCGAAGAAATCAATGTTTCAGAAGTTGCCAGTTTCTGTGGTAAATACTCGACATCATCTGTAGATGATCAGCGGATATACATTCGATTGAATCAGAGGAGGAACAACCAAAAAGTTGCCCTTGAGACGcgaaaagttcttttgaatCTGCTCTCCCTGAACGTATTCAAAACGGTGTTCCACCAGCCAACGTTTCTCTCTGCAGACGCCGGCACGATTGTGCCACAGCAACCTTAGCGCTGAGTTTCGTGGAAGGAAACCAGAAGAACAATAAATGAACTCACTTTGCGAAAAGATCTTCTCCTTGTAACAAAATGATGTAACATGGACTGTTGCATCAGCTGTCGTTGCCTTCTGGAGTTAAAAATCGCCTTCGCAAACTTCCTCCGACCTTCCTTTAAGCTGCTGTCCTGTATGTGAAGCTGGTGGATGGAAGGTTTGTTTTATCGGTTCCGGCTTTGATTTTGAATTTGGCGCAActgaattaagttcgacgtttgaaaccacTCCCATGCTATGGTCGTGCCACTGCCGGGTCTAATTCATTTAAGTTCGACACGGCAGTCGCGCGACGTTTGAAAATGGCTTAACAGATTAAGAAAAGCTAACCTCATTGTCACGGAGCATAGACTTTAGCTTCGTGTGACCCACGGCAACTCGAGTATTTAGttacaaaaaagcaaaaacaaaacgcggagtctttttaaacattacttgtacaaaaagacgctatataaaatgaaatcattacccgtcaaattttgagagtttcgatgaagctgttttgttggtcaacagagagtcaacatgagttcatgaagaaaattgcggcAAGGAGTCAGTTGTGAACTATCTACAACCATGAAACCTGATTTTTCCTCCTTTGGCATACCGTAAAATGGTTTTAGGGTACTTTTTTTCCGCAAACAACTTCTTATGTAGAAGAAAATCTCGAGTatacggcaaacgcgaaaatgcCTACACTCACGTAGAAACGGCAAGCGGCAgccggcatgcgcagaaaatggcgggaaaatcatggtcacgtgttCACTTTTgtcgtgatgctaaatctctctattgtcGTTCAGTTGACTGGGAGATTGCCGCAAAAACAAAACTATGCAGCCTGCTGTGCAACTAATTATCCCACAATAGTTAGTGACAGACTCGGCTAGTTTATAACGGAGCTATAACTTAAAGCTTCTGTTAGATGTTGGCCAGTTCTTGATTCAATGCCGTGGCAACCCAGGCATGCTGAACGCGGAAACTGCTTGCAAAAAAATCATCTAATAACAGAATTCTGCCAGGTAATTAGGAAATGTTGACCTTATGGTGATGAAAtcagttccccccccccccccccaactttTTCCGCATGGGTTTGTTTTCTCCTACCTCTCTCTCGCCCCTCAAACTTCCCCTTATCCATGCCAAaacatagcccccctccccccactttcaaacgtTGTCCGTGGCCCCTGTTGGGAAGCTACCTGACAGGATAAATAAGATTTTCCGAAAAGATGCACAGTTTCGTTCCGACTTTAAATCAAAGAATGAAATTAACAAGGAAAAGATCGGAACAAAAAATGCCATTTACTCAGGTTTGTGAATTGGTTTGACGGGGTAATTTCCGATGAAAAGCGAGATAAACCTTTATGCGATTAAATCAATTGTACTGAAAAGTTAATTAACCTGTGGGTTTTTTCCTAGAATCAAATTCCTTTTCTCATTCATTTCTTGTTGATATTCACATTATCCTTGGATTAATAATTGGTTTGCCTTTCGTTTTAaagttttccctttttttcaacTCTTGAGTGAGGCTTCAGCAATAAAGCAATCGGTTAAAAACCAACTGATTAAAGTtgataaaaacaatatttctaAAACAACTGAATTTTAATTGCTTTTTCATTTCGTTATTTGCATGCACGTCACGATTTTCAGAATGTTTTTGTCATGCAATAAataattatgcagagaaaggaAACGAAATCGAGATAAAATCTGAAATAAGAAAATCTAGTTGAAACTGTATCCAAAGTAAAAGCAATTTCGAACAGCCATGATTCTAAAAGTTGTAAGTGTTGTAGTTGTTTTAAACCTGGTGACTGGTCTTGGTGAATGCACTCCACTTAAACATGGTAGGTTCCTATCTATTTACCTTAAACTTCGGGATAGATTGTTTTGAATTATTTATCACGCCTGTTTCGTAGCAGTATAGCGAAAATCGATGTTTCGTCGACTTCAAAACCATAACGCCACTTTTGAAGACTAACTGAAACGGTACAGAACAGAAACGTTATGCTTCAGCAAAACGTTTCTTATTTTCAAGGAATTCTCAGCTTCAAATTTGTTTTACAGAAAGAGACAAAGGTTTTATTGCTAAATCGGTTCCCTTTGGCAATGTCATTAGCAAGggatttttaatttgttacatGAAATGTTAATTCGTTttagagagagagagggggggggggggggcgggaaATCCCTCCCACTTAGTCCCCGTCTTTCTCGCTCGCCCAGCGAAGAGGAGCTCGTCGAGCCTGCTTGTAGCTAGCCTGCGTCGCAGACGGACTAAACCACCGGTATAGTCAGCCGGACTGTATCGTGCAGACTTAACTATTATATCATGACTATACGCGGTCTCGCTCGTAGCTCGGGCTACTGATTTATGGGCTCGagtaatgttttgaaagtttttaatATTTCTCGAGCTTTAATCGAATgcattttgagaactttcaaaacatcacgaaatCCACGAACAAGTTCATAGCAAGTTCCGTATCGCACTACGAAACTTTTATTGCACTCTAAGACAGAAACGTAATTATATTCAAGtgaatatataataaaaaggGTTATTCAGCTTAGGGAAGAACCAGGGAGCCTACTGAATCAGTTTCATACTGTATCGGGAGAGAAATGGCAGCGATGATGTGTAGCTAAGACAGCTGACTTTTTCAGAAAGCCAGCTGTCTTAAGTGATAAGTGATCACTGTCTCAAGTGATTTGTGATAAGTTGTCACTATTTTAACGGAATAAGTTATAGCTGAGCGAGCGAGTGCGTAGCACCATTGTGGAGAAATATGGTGACCCATCGGTCCGTCCATACGTTCAACTTTTCATGTCGCACCGCTGAAACCCGCGtgttttggcgggaagttgcataGCCAGCGTACTGTAACTGCATTTGACAACTCTCGTCAACTGTCATCAACTCTCGCTcgcgtttggccagggcttaattAAGTTttattatgattttttttttcagaggaTTTTCTGCAGGTTGAAAGTAGTATATCTTTTGTTTCATACTTGAGTTTAGTTGtgatataaatgaataaataaacaaggtCTCTATCATCAGAAACTAAATGTTTGCCCCTTTTGATTCAGAGAGAATTGACACTTTGAAACCACACAGCACTTACAGGCTGATGTTGAGGACAGGTAATGTCAACAAAATCAATTAGCATTTTGCTGTTTTGTGGAATCTCTTTCTCGTGCATCCAAATCCTTTGAAGGCATGCAAACAGAGTACTCCGGAAGGTGCAGCAACCGGAGAAGTGAAGAGAAAGTGCAGTCTTAGTAATCAAATTTACAGATGGTTAGCTGTTCTCGTCTTCTCCGAAGAGGACCGTAAACCCTTCTCCCCGTCTCTCAACCATTGCCGGTTCATAAATTTTTGCGGGACATCATATAAACATTTCAGAATGAAAAGTAGCGACataaaaacatgacgtttcggcgacgTCATGTCACCATCATCAAATGTAAATTATTGTAAGTTAGGTAGCGTTATATACAGGATAGAGAGAGGGAAAATATATTAGAATAAATGAGGCggggaaaaacaaaagaatgaacaaAATTTGAATAAACAGTTTCGCTAgaatggagtcattttgagagttca contains these protein-coding regions:
- the LOC137994257 gene encoding TNF receptor-associated factor family protein DDB_G0272340-like, giving the protein MLDGRLTFHMNVECPLLVVPCKFLEAGCTFKTERYKMVDHLSTSTEIHLNSLYDVVCAQKRQLENQRERIQLQKEHIQLQKETPLLRKQEIADVRSRTANGEFIWRITDFTRKLMDAKSGRVPEP